A region of the Kribbella sp. NBC_01245 genome:
CGCCGCGGCGCCACCGCCGACGCCGTTGAACAGCGCGACCAGTTGCGGCATGTGCGTCATCGCGACCCGACGTGAGCCGACCACACCCGCCACCGAGCCGATCAGGATCGCGATCAGGATCGGCAGCACGTGATCGGGCTTGTACGCGAAGAACGTGACGACCACCGCGAGCACCGCACCGGCGGCACCGAGCCGGTTACCGGCCCGGGCGGAACGCGGTGAGGAGAGCGCCTTCAAAGCGACGATGAAACAGACCGCGGCGACCAGGTAGCCGAGGTGCGCCCAGGTGGAGATCACTTGGTGATGCCCTTCTTCTTGCCAGCGGCGCCGGCGGGGCCGCGGAACATCTTCAGCATCCGGTCGGTGACGACAAAACCGCCCACCATGTTGACGGTTGCGAGCAGTACGGCGAGCAGGCCGACGATGACGACCAGGGTCGACTCGGCCTGGCCGGTGACGATGATCGCGCCGACCAGGATGACGCCGTGGATCGCGTTCGCGCCGGACA
Encoded here:
- a CDS encoding NAD(P) transhydrogenase subunit alpha, which produces MTESIALLTIFVLSAFVGVEVISKVSSTLHTPLMSGANAIHGVILVGAIIVTGQAESTLVVIVGLLAVLLATVNMVGGFVVTDRMLKMFRGPAGAAGKKKGITK